A single region of the Bacteroidota bacterium genome encodes:
- a CDS encoding two-component regulator propeller domain-containing protein encodes MNYSLFTISSLVSFFISSISFVVAQEPRIEFERVSITQGLSQSEVNCILRDRQGFMWFGTQDGLNRYDGYTFTVYRHNPSDSNSISDNYVTALAEDRGGNLWIGTQNGLNEFDPGRGRFRTFVPPPGSGGGPAGKFISSICEDSDGGLFVGSLGGELYRLETARGRWSPVRWDSAAGGGTGSAAVLAIAGDREGKVWVGTRGEGLAELDRSGGIRARYRHTPGLETSLSHEIVQCVLEDRRGNFWVGTSHGLNRLDRRSGKFKRYAFGRDPRSVYANYIFCIFEDQTGALWAGTDEGVQLYDAEQDRFRHIESRPEDPEALSDDAIMSIYDAGGVVWFGTKRGLNKYCRYRKKFQNYRHRPGEQNSLSDNKVWSVYSDREGVLWVGSNGGLDAIDRKSGRTVHYRHNPSDPASLSNNSVMSILEDESGVMWLGTWGGGLNRFDRKTGTFKRFIRRASDSLYSSDNTVVSMAEDKNRTLWLATYGGMAAFDIGEERFRSPGKTAPGCAELFHDPVRVVRADLHDRIWAGTSQGLLALDLRSGSCTAFRHHLPDPSTLSDDRVLSMGGSGDDRLLVGTEEGLNLFSPSSGASIRFTVANGLPNDVICGILEDARGNLWISTNKGLAMLNPATGKVRTYDMADGLQSNEFNEWASYRSASGELFFGGVNGLTGFFPDSLGENPLIPPVVVTSLNVGGREAGSGQPVSDTNGLDLSYRENSLSFEFAALDYTKPEKNQYAYMLEGFDQDWIYSGTRRYASYTNLDPGTYRLRLKGSNNDGVWNDGGFSLRLTIAPPFWRTWWFRATAILSLLWLSGAGVRARLKTIRMRNELLEVKIAERTEELAQINRALQAEVGERKRTEAELRRLQQHLEHQVRERTAELSNTVSSLEQQAAARGIAEQNLLAYQEKLRSLASDLSMTEERERRRLSSVLHDSIGQTLAFCKIKLGSVQRSARLAGSDKRLREVLGMIEQSISDTRRLTLELSPPILHELGLVPAIDWLCARIAEQHGLRFDVEDEAGSPEPEPDIRILLFHAVREVIVNAVKHAKASHGSIRIFRADGSFSVQVEDDGGGFDASLLQDHRTGHDGFGLFHIRERLHSQGGTLEIASAPGRGTRVCLTVPLRRGVEQGRGFTA; translated from the coding sequence ATGAACTATTCCCTGTTCACGATTTCCTCTCTGGTCTCCTTCTTCATTTCTTCCATTTCCTTTGTCGTCGCACAGGAGCCCCGGATCGAGTTCGAACGCGTCTCCATCACGCAGGGATTATCACAATCGGAGGTGAACTGCATCCTCCGCGACCGGCAGGGCTTCATGTGGTTCGGGACCCAGGATGGATTGAACAGATACGACGGCTACACCTTCACCGTTTACCGCCACAACCCCTCCGATTCAAATTCCATATCCGACAACTATGTGACGGCGCTCGCCGAAGACCGCGGGGGAAACCTATGGATCGGGACGCAAAACGGGCTGAACGAGTTCGACCCGGGACGGGGCCGGTTTCGGACGTTTGTTCCACCCCCCGGCTCCGGCGGCGGTCCGGCGGGCAAGTTTATTTCCTCGATCTGCGAAGATTCGGACGGGGGCCTGTTCGTCGGATCGCTTGGCGGAGAGTTGTACCGTCTTGAGACCGCCCGGGGGAGGTGGTCGCCGGTGCGGTGGGATTCTGCCGCCGGAGGGGGGACGGGTTCCGCGGCTGTGCTTGCGATCGCGGGGGACAGGGAAGGAAAGGTCTGGGTCGGCACGCGGGGAGAAGGGCTCGCGGAGCTCGACCGGTCGGGTGGAATCCGGGCCAGGTACCGGCACACCCCCGGGCTTGAGACCAGCCTGAGCCATGAAATTGTCCAGTGCGTGCTGGAAGACCGGCGGGGGAATTTCTGGGTCGGGACCAGCCACGGACTCAACAGGCTCGACCGCCGGTCGGGGAAATTCAAGCGCTACGCGTTCGGCCGCGATCCCCGGAGCGTCTACGCGAACTATATTTTCTGCATCTTCGAGGATCAGACAGGCGCCCTCTGGGCGGGGACCGACGAGGGAGTGCAACTTTATGACGCGGAACAGGATCGCTTCCGGCACATCGAGAGCAGGCCCGAGGACCCGGAGGCGTTGAGCGACGACGCGATCATGTCGATCTATGATGCGGGAGGGGTCGTCTGGTTCGGCACGAAACGGGGATTGAACAAGTATTGCCGTTACAGGAAGAAATTTCAGAATTACAGACATCGTCCCGGGGAACAGAATTCGCTCAGCGATAACAAGGTCTGGTCCGTCTACTCCGACCGCGAGGGTGTCCTCTGGGTCGGTTCGAACGGCGGGCTCGACGCGATCGACAGGAAATCAGGCCGGACGGTCCATTATCGCCACAACCCCTCCGATCCGGCGAGCCTGAGCAATAACAGCGTCATGTCGATTCTCGAAGACGAGTCGGGGGTGATGTGGCTCGGGACCTGGGGAGGGGGGCTGAACAGGTTCGATCGAAAGACGGGAACCTTCAAGCGCTTCATCCGCCGTGCAAGCGATTCGCTCTACTCCAGCGATAACACCGTCGTCTCGATGGCCGAGGACAAGAACCGGACCCTCTGGCTGGCAACGTACGGGGGGATGGCCGCGTTCGACATCGGGGAAGAAAGATTTCGGAGCCCCGGGAAGACGGCCCCCGGGTGCGCAGAATTGTTTCACGATCCGGTTCGGGTGGTGAGGGCGGATTTGCATGATAGAATCTGGGCGGGAACGTCACAGGGACTCCTGGCGTTGGATCTTCGCTCGGGGTCGTGCACGGCGTTCCGGCACCATCTCCCCGATCCCTCAACGCTGAGCGACGACCGGGTCCTGTCGATGGGGGGATCCGGGGACGACCGGCTCCTTGTCGGGACGGAAGAGGGCCTGAACCTCTTTAGCCCCTCGAGCGGCGCGTCCATCCGTTTCACCGTGGCAAACGGATTGCCGAACGACGTGATCTGCGGAATTCTCGAGGATGCCCGCGGCAATCTCTGGATCAGCACCAACAAGGGGTTGGCGATGCTCAATCCCGCGACGGGGAAAGTCAGGACCTATGACATGGCCGACGGACTGCAAAGCAACGAATTCAACGAATGGGCCTCGTACAGGAGCGCCTCGGGAGAACTCTTCTTCGGCGGCGTGAACGGCCTGACCGGCTTTTTCCCGGACAGTCTGGGGGAGAATCCACTGATCCCGCCCGTCGTCGTGACCTCTCTGAACGTCGGCGGCCGCGAGGCCGGATCGGGACAACCGGTCTCCGACACGAACGGGCTTGATCTGTCGTACAGGGAGAACAGCCTCTCGTTTGAGTTTGCGGCGCTCGATTACACGAAACCCGAAAAAAATCAGTACGCATACATGCTCGAAGGATTCGATCAGGATTGGATTTATTCCGGGACGAGGCGTTACGCGAGTTATACGAACCTCGATCCGGGAACCTACCGGCTGCGCCTCAAAGGGAGCAACAACGACGGGGTCTGGAACGACGGAGGATTCTCGCTCCGTCTCACGATCGCCCCGCCGTTCTGGCGCACATGGTGGTTCCGGGCGACCGCGATTCTCTCTCTCCTCTGGCTCTCCGGCGCCGGGGTCCGGGCCCGGCTGAAGACAATTCGAATGCGGAACGAACTCCTGGAGGTGAAGATCGCCGAGCGGACGGAGGAGCTGGCACAGATCAACCGCGCGCTCCAGGCGGAAGTCGGCGAACGCAAGCGGACGGAGGCCGAGCTCCGCAGGTTGCAGCAGCATCTCGAGCACCAGGTTCGGGAAAGGACCGCGGAGCTCTCCAACACAGTCTCATCCCTCGAACAGCAGGCCGCAGCCCGCGGGATCGCGGAACAGAATCTGCTCGCGTATCAGGAAAAACTACGCTCGCTCGCATCCGATCTCTCGATGACCGAGGAACGGGAGCGCCGCCGGCTCTCGAGCGTCCTCCACGATTCGATCGGACAAACCCTCGCATTCTGCAAAATCAAACTCGGATCGGTCCAGCGCTCCGCGCGTCTCGCCGGTTCGGACAAACGGTTGAGGGAGGTCCTCGGGATGATCGAACAGTCGATCTCCGACACCCGCCGACTGACGCTGGAGCTGAGCCCCCCGATACTCCACGAGCTGGGTCTCGTCCCGGCGATCGATTGGCTCTGCGCCCGCATCGCTGAACAACACGGCTTGCGCTTCGACGTGGAGGACGAAGCGGGCTCCCCGGAGCCCGAACCGGACATACGGATCCTGCTCTTCCATGCCGTGCGCGAGGTGATCGTCAACGCCGTCAAGCATGCGAAGGCGAGCCACGGAAGCATCCGGATCTTCCGCGCGGACGGTTCCTTCAGCGTTCAGGTGGAAGACGACGGAGGCGGCTTCGATGCGTCGCTCCTCCAGGATCACCGGACGGGGCACGACGGATTCGGGCTGTTCCACATCCGGGAGAGGCTTCACTCCCAGGGGGGGACTCTGGAAATCGCCTCGGCGCCCGGCCGGGGTACAAGAGTGTGCCTGACCGTCCCGCTCCGCCGCGGCGTCGAACAGGGGAGGGGATTCACCGCATGA